In Capsicum annuum cultivar UCD-10X-F1 unplaced genomic scaffold, UCD10Xv1.1 ctg77566, whole genome shotgun sequence, the following are encoded in one genomic region:
- the LOC124894807 gene encoding zinc finger A20 and AN1 domain-containing stress-associated protein 8-like, whose translation MESSKETGCRAPEDPVLCINDCDFFGSAATMNMCSKCQKDMILLKQEHAKLAAASSKDVVCRNSSGDESELALAGAAIASADLASQISQLKSKEGLKKCTACRKRVGLTGFSCKCGDLFCAVHHYSDKHNCPFDYRNAGQNAIAKANPIIVAEKLNKI comes from the coding sequence ATGGAGTCATCTAAAGAGACAGGTTGTCGAGCTCCAGAAGACCCCGTCCTCTGCATCAATGACTGTGATTTTTTCGGTAGTGCTGCTACGATGAATATGTGTTCCAAGTGTCAAAAGGACATGATACTACTGAAGCAGGAACATGCAAAGCTTGCAGCTGCATCCAGCAAAGACGTCGTATGCAGAAACTCAAGCGGCGATGAATCAGAACTTGCTCTTGCAGGTGCCGCGATTGCATCTGCAGATTTAGCCTCTCAGATTTCACAATTGAAGTCAAAAGAAGGTTTGAAAAAGTGTACAGCTTGTCGTAAGCGTGTGGGATTAACGGGGTTCAGTTGCAAATGTGGTGATCTTTTTTGTGCAGTTCATCATTATTCAGACAAACACAACTGCCCGTTTGATTATAGGAATGCTGGTCAGAATGCAATAGCAAAAGCAAATCCTATCATCGTAGCAGAAAAGCTTAATAAGATCTAA